One window of the Cryptococcus neoformans var. grubii H99 chromosome 12, complete sequence genome contains the following:
- a CDS encoding cytoplasmic protein, with amino-acid sequence MPPSGPNTLPLPYAQVAAQPKREQRQPTRTSKLGSKLKVLPTQPETPTIPEEEEDDDGTGRALADHDESEGVEFYTPISQIPKGTARRDAQRLTKSEKAKLPRVTAYCTAATYNLQAMQAYLASRPAYHRTHPRMFDTECLHTPYLPPPTPGPPHGISAHRNSPRLKPVSGAGHVPEGDLLNLGNEYSSAAHKRASSPSRSNQNQNQSPNEVKRRPGFSKRPGSGRKKSSSESASKDTGADGMTDSEREEDDDLEDEWIPDVFLFEYGCVVLWGMTEKEEKKFLASIKRFEIERLSAEDVEMEDLNFYYADYSRIYNDVITLRKGSSYMTKLSLSHALSQSVKISLFEELIMGTIEQTKDIPKSLSETGKIGLPRSEIMKQIGNLFILRININLVGSILDSPEFFWTFPDLEPLYNAARSYLEIGQRVELLNARVDVLQDMLKLLKESVNSSHGERLEAIVIFLIGIEIVLGIITILVDLSFS; translated from the exons ATGCCGCCCTCGGGACCGAACACGCTGCCCCTCCCCTATGCGCAGGTCGCAGCGCAGCCGAAGCGGGAGCAGCGACAGCCCACACG AACATCCAAGCTCGGCAGCA AGCTCAAGGTGCTCCCCACCCAGCCAGAGACGCCCACCATcccagaggaggaagaggacgacgaCGGCACAGGCCGCGCACTGGCCGACCACGACGAGTCTGAAGGCGTCGAG TTCTACACGCCCATCTCCCAGATCCCAAAGGGTACAGCCCGTCGGGACGCTCAGCGTCTCACCAAATCCGAAAAGGCCAAGCTCCCGCGGGTGACCGCATACTGTACCGCAGC CACATACAACCTGCAAGCGATGCAGGCCTACCTCGCCTCCCGCCCGGCATATCACCGCACCCACCCACGCATGTTCGACACCGAATGCCTGCACACTCCGTACCTGCCCCCTCCCACCCCGGGCCCCCCGCACGGCATATCAGCCCACAGAAATTCTCCGAGGCTGAAACCTGTCTCTGGAGCCGGTCATGTACCAGAAGGAGATTTGCTCAATTTAGGGAATGAGTATTCATCCGCTGCTCATAAACGTGCCAGCTCGCCTAGCCGGTCTAACCAAAACCAAAATCAAAGTCCCAACGAAGTAAAGCGCCGACCGGGATTCTCCAAACGACCCGGTAGCGGGCGCAAgaaatcttcttccgaaTCAGCATCCAAGGACACCGGCGCGGATGGGATGACGGATAgtgagagggaagaggatgatgatcttGAAGACGAATGGATCCCAGACGTGTTCTTGTTCGAGTATGGGTGCGTGGTGCTTTGGGGAATGacggaaaaggaggagaaaaagttTTTGGCTAGCAT AAAGCGGTTTGAGATTGAGAGATTATCAGCGGAAGACGTCGAGATGGAGGACCTCAATTTTTACTACGCCGATTACTCTCG GATATACAACGACGTAATCACCTTGCGTAAAGGATCTTCTTACAT GACAAAACTCTCCCTCTCACATGCGCTCTCCCAATCCGTCAAGATATCATTGTTTGAAGAACTCATCATGGGTACAATCGAGCAAACGAAAGATATCCCCAAAAGCCTTTCCGAGACTGGGAAAATTGGC TTGCCAAGAAGTGAGATTATGAAGCAGATCGGAAACCTTTTCATTCTGCGTATCAACATCAACCTCGTCGGGTCTATCCTCGATTCACCC GAATTCTTCTGGACATTCCCCGACCTCGAACCACTCTACAACGCCGCCCGATCATACCTCGAAATCGGCCAACGTGTCGAACTCTTAAACGCCCGTGTAGATGTTTTGCAGGATATGCTAAAGTTGCTGAAGGAGAGTGTGAATTCGAGTCATGGAGAGAGGTTGGAGGCGATTGTCATTTTCTTGAT TGGAATTGAAATTGTCCTCGGtatcatcaccatccttgTCGATCTCAGTTTCTCGTAG
- a CDS encoding meiotic recombinase Dmc1 yields MSDNEEEFGASFESVDELQQHGINALDIAKLKSAGIVTILGVAQTPRKNLLKIKGLSEAKVEKLKETCTKILPPAFLTGTEIADRRANVVYITTGSKSVDAMLGGGIATQSITEVFGEYRTGKTQLCHTLCVSTQLPEDQGGGSGKVAYIDTEGTFRPDRVRAVADRFGVDSNMALDNVLCARAWSSEHQCDLLVDLAIRFVEERAYKLLIVDSIMNLFRQDYSGRGELSERQQKLNQFLARLQKLAEEFNIAVVLTNQVQADPGAAAMFAAASSAKPVGGHILAHASATRIALRKGRGDERIAKLQDSPDMPEGEATYTLRTGGWEDPS; encoded by the exons ATGTCTGATAACGAAGAA GAATTCGGCGCCAGCTTTGAG TCTGTAGATGAACTGCAGCAGCAT GGTATCAACGCCTTAGACATAGCAAAGCTCAAATCAGCGGGCATCGTTACCATCCTCGGTGTGGCTCAAACTCCTCGCAAGAACTTGCTGAAGATCAAG GGTCTGTCTGAAGCCAAGGTCGAAAAGCTCAAG GAAACATGCACCAAAATCCTC CCCCCCGCTTTTCTCACTGGTACAGAGATTGCAGACCGTCGAGCCAACGTCGTCTACATAACAACCGGATCCAAGTCCGTTGATGCTATGTTAGGTGGGGGAATCGCTACTCAAAGTATCACCGAAGTGTTCGGCGAATATAGAACTGGAAAG ACTCAGCTTTGTCATACCCTGTGCGTCTCTACTCAGCTACctgaagatcaaggaggtGGTAGCGGTAAAGTTGCTTATATTGATACAGA AGGTACCTTCCGACCTGATCGAGTACGCGCTGTAGCAGACCGTTTCGGCGTCGACTCCAACATGGCCCTTGATAACGTTCTTTGCGCGCGAGCCTGGAGTTCCGAACATCAGTGTGATTTACTGGTAGACCTCGCCATTCGCTTTGTAGAAGAAAGAGCATACAAGTTATTGATCGTGGATAGTATCATGAACCTTTTCC GTCAAGACTACTCGGGTCGAGGTGAACTTTCCGAAAGACAGCAG AAACTAAACCAATTCCTCGCACGTCTTCAAAAGCTCGCGGAAGAGTTCAACATTGCAGTCGTCTTGACCAATCAAGTACAGGCTGACCCAGGT GCTGCGGCAATGTTCGCTGCTGCATCCAGTGCCAAGCCTGTAGGGGGCCACATTCTCGCCCACGC CTCTGCAACTCGTATAGCACTCCGTAAAGGTCGAGGAGACGAACGTATTGCCAAGCTGCAAGATTCACCTGATATGCCGGAGGGAGAAGCCACCTATACTCTTCGTACCGG aggatgggaagaccCAAGCTAA
- a CDS encoding NADH dehydrogenase (ubiquinone) Fe-S protein 4, giving the protein MFSLRPLLRSSQLATAARRTLHYSAPALNASTRPESPVTPVPTVQDGTVPTEYELANGPQADLVSGAPAELLHRPVRIFRPTKNTMQSAKGKTKRWMIDFDVLQGAGRWENRLIGWASSADYVQGTTLAFRSKEDAIYFAEKQGWPYKVDEPKKIEIPPKSYANNYVHVPGKLRIHHTK; this is encoded by the exons ATGTTCTCCCTCCGACCCCTCCTCCGATCATCACAACTCGCCACAGCAGCCAGGAGGACTCTCCACTACTCTGCTCCGGCCCTCAACGCTTCCACCAGGCCAGAATCCCCCGTCACTCCGGTCCCTACCGTCCAGGATGGTACAGTTCCTACAGAGTACGAGTTGGCCAACGGTCCCCAGGCCGACCTTGTTTCCGGAGCTCCTG CCGAACTCCTCCACCGACCAGTCCGTATCTTCCGCCCCACAAAAAACACTATGCAATCCGCCAAGGGCAAGACTAAGCGATGGATGATCGACTTTGACGTTTTGCAAGGTGCTGGCCGATGGGAGAACCGACTCATTGGCTGGGCGTCTTCGGCGGATTATGTGCAAGGTACCACTTTGGCGTTTAGGTCCAAGGAGGACGCGATCTATTTTGCTGAGAAGCAAGGATGGCCATACAAGGTTGATGAaccgaagaagattgagattCCTCCCAAGAGTTATG CGAACAACTATGTTCACGTTCCCGGCAAGCTTAGGATCCACCACACCAAGTAA